In Molothrus ater isolate BHLD 08-10-18 breed brown headed cowbird chromosome 14, BPBGC_Mater_1.1, whole genome shotgun sequence, the genomic stretch AAGCACATGTCCTACACAGCTGGCTGGACCTCAGTGTATGAAACTGAGTTCCTTGACACTCAGAAAAACCTTAACCATAGCATTTTATGTTATGTGTGCCAGGTGACTTTGATTGGCTTCTGTTTACTGGATCTTCCTTTGCCACTCACCCAGAGAGAATTTTCCCAGTCATTGTAGATGGCTTTTCTAGGCACACACATGCAGAAATGTCTAGAGAAATCTGGTTAGTAGTCTTACAGCTAAGGGTATACACAGGAAACAACTAAACAGCAACTAATGTGTCCACCTGAAACAGACAGCGACCCTCCCTGGATTAGGTATGTTCAAactaaagtttatttttttctcttgtctcaCTTGGACAGCCCATTTCTAAATAGGCTCTGAACAAGCTTGTTTATcagtcagcagtgcccagacCTGGGGCATTCCTGTTAAAGGACTGCACTATCTGGAATGCATACAGATGGTGTCTGAATTGTAACCTTTAAGTGCAcactcttttcctttgtttaatGCAGGATTACCAGCCCAGGTGGGACCCTGTGCAAAGGGAGGTGGTTTTAAGGAGACACCAGGTGTAAAAACTCCCTCTGATGCTGCCCCTAactcctgtgattctgtggtagAAGACccctgtgctttgctgcaggaggatgggaGCCTTCCTGGTGTGGGTCATCCCTACAAAGGAGCCACACTCCCCCTGAGGCCTGAGCCTTCTCCAGTGAACCTGCAAGGACACCACAGTGCAGGAGTGATGTACTCTGCAGATGAGACTGCTAATGAATCAAAAATACATCCTCAAAGTACCAGTGCTGAAGTACCTGcacttccagagctgcagcaacttgaaggagaagctgctgtgtCTCCAGACATACCCACAGCTGACTTGTTCAGCAGTGGTGTGGAAACATCTGGCATGGATACATTGCCAGATGTTGCACCAAGTTCCTCAGTACATTCTGTGGATCTAAACAGTAAAGCCCAGGAAAAGGGGGATCCACTGTTTAGTGGCAAAGAAGAACTCTTCTTTGGTACTGCTGGGAATCATTCCAGCCAGGCTGTCTCACATACTCCACAAGCTGCAGTAGCTGATGCAGAGTCTTGTTCTGACATCAAGACAGTGGCTGATTTGAGGTCTGAAAAGAGTTCAGTAGcaaaaaatgacaaagaaacTTGTGAAATTATGGAATTTCAGTTATCCAAGGACAGtgtagaaaaaaaagtagacaCTGCTGCATCTGTCTCAGAAGCAGTTTGTGTGGTACCTTGCAGCAAATTGGAAGCAtgtttcaaagcagaaatagTTCCTGTTTCAAAGGGCAACCAAGGCAGTCAACAGGCCAGCACAtcttgcatttctgaaaaactTTCCATTGGGTGTCTTGCCTCTTCAAGTTTGGCTGGCTTGAAGAGTAATATATCTTCTGATGCTGAGAGTAAGGAGTACCAGGTAagcactgcagcttctcacagaaaaacagcagaaggCAGCCAATCATcagatgaaaatgtaaaaagtcCACTGAAGACTGCTTCTGCTAAACCAGTCAGATTTACCATTGCACCAGCATGGCAAAGATCTCTCTCAGGGGGTTCAAGTTCAAAGGAAGATTCCTATTCCAGAAGTTCTCCAACATCCCCCATAAGACCAGAGTTCTTTGAAGGAATGACAAAAGAGCCCACACGTTTTGATGCAGTTCTGCAAGCATCAGCAAAAACCAACTCAGAGAGACTTGATCGAGATTGTAAGGACAGAGATCTGCACTTGAATTCTTTTATGGAGTGGGCTGACCATGAAACACAAAACTTTGAGAGCCCATTTGGAGTCAGACTAAGAAGAACATCATCTTTACTAAAATACCAGAACGAAAGCCGTGTAGAGCCTCCAAAGCTGAtccccccagctgctccagctgcttcttctgcttCAGTCAAGGAGGGTCAGAAATTGATGGGCTCTGGGAAGCCTCCTCCAAGCCTTCCTGTCAACACAAAATCagttgttaaaaaaatagatCTCCTAGAAGACAAAAATCCTGCCAAGGCCAGATCAGAAGAAGTGGCAAAGAAGCAAAATGGTTATAAACCTTCAGGTATTTATGCTGTGTTTGTATCCAAATATTGTAGAAAACACTGGTCATCTAAAGAGCCTTGTCAGAgtgcacaaaaaaaattaaaatcctcttGGCTAAGAACCAAATTCAGCCTTGAGTTCATCACCACTGTAATTTAATTGGCTTGATGATTTGGCCAGTCAAGAGAATTCTTGGCTTATCTTAATGAAGGGTGTGTTCCAGCAAGAAGAACAACAGAATAATAGCTTAAATGCCTCTGAAACATTCCTGGTATGAGGTATTTGTGCATATAGTTGGAGTTTcaacacagatttttaaaacttgCTGCAGTTTTAGTTAAAAATTCAGACTGCAGCTGCTCAAACCTTAACTAGGAGTTGCATTAGgtgagattaattttttttaaaattatttaatttaaaatatttaaaaagtgacAAGGAAGCCTGTATTTTACTGCCTACATGAAAAAATCATTACTGTAGTACTCATTTAATCTGCAATGGAAGGATGTTGTTTCAAAGGCAAAATCCAGTTCACAGTGATCTCAGGAGGACATCTGCCATAGACTTAGACAGAAGCACAGTTAAGTCAAACACTGgagaataaacagaaaaaacaggTGTTGCCAAGGACAAAATCATCAGGGAAGGTAATTCTATCTCCACCATGTTAAAAGGGTGTTACAGATGCTGAAGGATTTAAAATGTGAAGCACTAACTTTAGACTGACTTGACCTAAATCCCTTCTTTACTtcaaaaatgcttcttttgtaGAAAAAGTCTCTCCATATTTGGAAACTGCTTCCTCTGAACCAGCTTGGGTCTCCGTGGCAAAGCTGAAACAAAAGGGTTTCCAGGACCACCCTCTTGCCAAAGAACGTAAAGATGAAGACAGATCTTTGACCAAAGTGGATCAAGGGGAGGTAGAGTACCAGTAATGTTGCATGGGTGTGAATGCTGCCCCAGGCCACCTGGGTACCTCTGCAAACTCTTCAGTATTGTCTTCATGGGAGGTGTGTTGTGAGCACTGCCCAAAGAGAGCTTTGCAGGCCTGGCCTCTAAAACCCTGAGACAGACAAGTGATGCAAGGGAGGAAATGCCTGGGACTGCACTGTCACAGAGATTCATTTCACAGCTGGATTTTCCTACATGTTCCTTTGCACTGCTCAAACCTGAACATTTCAGAGCTTTCTTATGGCCCAGAGCATGTTTATGTAGCTGCTTTGAGTTGCATTATCTTCCTCActgctttctccttcccccCTCCAGGATCCTCCCAGCCATCCTTGCCTGGCTTTTGCTGCATTTCCACAGGCATGTTTGAGAGTTGCCAGGGTGAGCTTTatgagtgcccatggctggcagtcatttgcattcttttcttctctcctcaCTCTGCAGCCAGGGATCTGTGCTGGTGAGAACActctgaagaagaagaagatgccttgcagctctcagggcaagaaaacacaaacaaggactggtgtgtctgcagcagcaggtattctttttctttatgtagTGGCTACACTTTGCACCAGCAAGTTGTGtgggtggcagggatgggggaagaCAGACACCATTTTTATAATCAGCACACTTTATATAAGGCCTATTCAGACCATGGTTTTTGTATAAGTCAACATAATGGCTTGTTTGCTCAGCAGAGAGCAAGTGAGGAACTCTTATCTGCACTGCCAGTTCATGAAATGGCACATAAACAGTCTGGTGATTTATTAGTGGCCAAGATCagtactaaagaatagaagtGGAAGTTGGAGAGTGTCCAGAAGAGAGCAGCAAAAAAGGTCAGGTCTTCTAGATCTCCAGTTAGCCAGGAAATGCTGATAGGAGTGGAGTTGTTTAGTCTAGAAAAGACAACTAAATTTTCTGCAGAGGACAAGACTGGTTTTTATGGACAACATGAACTTAAAATGCACCAGGGAATGTTTAGCTTAGCTGTTAGGAAATACTTTCTAACAATAAGAGCAGTGAGGTGCAGAAGAGTGTGGCTTGCATATGGAGAGTGTGCAGTTTCCATGGCCAGATGTGCTGGATAGATAAACATGTGTCAAGAATAATTTGATAAATGTGTATCAAGGATAATTTATGTAGAGTCAGTTTCACCCTCAGGTGAACACAGAGGCTGGAGGGCCCCTCTCCCGAGCACTTAGCTCTGCTTCTCTATATTAAAGATGCAGGGGAAGAGTGTGACTCACTTGGTGACTCACATTAGCTCTTCCAAGGcttctgctgggctgcagcttctccctccctgcttaCCCAGGGTGGTGCCAAGCCTCAGCAGCACACTCCAGCTAGACACAGAGAAGCCAGTCCTTCAGCTCTAAAAGCATATTGTGCTAGCTGAGAGCTATTGATTGCAGATACTGCCTAAGTAGGTAAGAaatgcagccctgtgccagaCCTGTGGCTTTTCCATTGCAGATTCCTGCAGCTGACACAGTGAAAGATGCTGTCAGGAAAGAGCCCATGCACCTGGcccctttctttccctgtgtAATCCAGCGGCACCCAGAGTTGCTGTGCTAGAGATATTTGGCAGTACCTCTGTGCTGTACTACCTCTACCTGTAGTAGTTATTGCTAGAGCTGTTAACCATTTCTGAATCTGTAGGCTCTACAAAATTAGCTTTCTCCCTTTATCACAGTGGGTGACTGGCCCAGGGTGTTTTCACCAACACAGAAGCTCTGATGTTGGTTGCAGCTAATTTTGTGAGTGTGTATGTGTGATTAAAATACCACACATTCTAAAAAGAATTCTGCTTGTCTTATGGTTTTAGGTGCAAAGTGAGAGATGGAACATAAACAGGCTGATTTTTGCTCAGATGAGGTCTTCCTTTGAAAGGCTGACTGGATTTCTGTATATTGCATCATCCTAACCTTAGAAGCCTAGCAGCCTTTGGTCAAAATTCAGAACTCCACAAATTTCTCTGCTACTTGGTTACTAGAACTTGCAGTCTTTGTGGTGCTTACAGCAGAATTACAAATTCTCTGATTTGCTTCCCATTAGCCCAACCACTTTCCTTGAAAGTGCTGGTGGTGGAAAGGATGTAGAGTTAATATCCAGAGGAGTTATTTATTTGGATTGTTGTGTTTATTACAAAGAAGGTTGTCTCCCAAAAtggggaaattattttcaaaatcaaagtTCCAGTAACACTTGAATTCCTACCTCATCTTAGATACTTCTGAAAGTGTCTTGTGTATGTAGAGCTGCAGTCTGTTTCATGGACCTCCAGTATTAAGTATAATTTGCCTCCTGCAAGAATTTTCAACCAGCAGAACTTTTAAAAGACCAGAGACCTCCTGAGTGAAAAGGGGAACTACTTTAGCTCTGCTCATGGAGTGTGACTAATGGAGCTGATGGATATtttccattgatttcagtgCAAGGAAGATCAAGCTTCTTTTACTTAACATGGCTTAGACattgattttgaaaaatttcaaaCAAGGTGAATGGACCAGGACTTTTCTAGATAGGAACTCAAAGCCATCAAAGGAGCATTACCTGTGTTCCTTCATCCTTTATGACAGGCATCTGTTAGGCTGCATCAAGAGGGACCCCTAGTACCATCAAAATCCTACCACCACAGCATACAAGTGAAAGTACATAAAGCAGTGGTTTGATTCCTACCTGGTATTTAATAATATTGCTGAGCAATATTTGTGTTGGCAGTGAAGACTAAAAGAAATCTTTAAGAAGTCTTCTCAGTATTGGAAAACATAAACTTTTAACTCCACAGCAAGCCTGGGGTAATTCTTATCCTGCAgctattttgtttctgttttcctgcatACTCAGAAGTCTTATTCCTAGATTTTCCTGCTCTCACAGAGCATAATTAGCCTGTGgaactccttgctgtgcactttAATAGAAATCAAGGGTTTGAAAAATTAGGAGATAATTTGACCAAGAATCTGAGTTAGACAAATAGCTGGGGCTATAGTCTTCACATGCttgaagaattttgaaaaatgtccTTCATTTATCTGGGTTTAGACACTTGCTGTTTGGACTGAGGAGATGATTTTTTTATGGGCACATTACTCACTGTTTAGTATCGATTTTCCTGTTGCAAGAGCTGGTCCTCACCATTGCTGTAGCTGGACCAGAGAGTGCCAGCATTAGCCAATTAATAATTCATTTGCCTTATTGGTGAGTCACAAGCATTTTGGGCTGTAAAACAGTTTCttttgagagaagaaaatattattgGAAGAAATTGACTTTTTAACTCTCTAGACTTCTGATGAGTGATGTGTATCTTCTCATGGGCAGGTAAAGTTGGACCAATGTCTCAGGAAGCATCTGTGGTTCCTGCTGTTGAAAAGGAAGCAAGGCACTCCCCTAACCTGCCAATGACACCCTGCAGTCCTGCTGAgcctccctggctgtccctggccaAGAAGAAAGCCAAAGCATGGAGTGAAATGCCCCAGATTGTACAATAGCAAATGACAGGACCATCCTTCTTTGCATTGCCAATAGCTGTGTTAACTCCACTTAATCCCTTCTTTACTGtgaccatttttttttcttttgagaaataaGAGCCTTAAAACTTTTGATCAGACTTTTGTATATAAAGACATAATGAAGAAATGCCATTGTGGGCTTAATCTGATGTATTAGGAAGCAGAGCATTTCCTACTACCAGACACTAGGAAAATTTGATTCATTTCTATATGCTTCCACATCTGATGGTGATGTTCTGAAAAGACATGCTTCAGGCTTTTGGAACATTTCTCTAGCACaatatgtttttaaagtttcttttaaagaaacatgttcttttaaaaagactGTACAGTGTTTTGTAGGCTTTGGCTTTGAGCTAAGAAATTAAGGtatgctttaaaatattcccAATGCTGGGCACTGACGCACTGTGAGTCATGGACACTGATGTCATCACACTTCCTTCTCTGGGGCTCTATGCTGGGCAGCCTGACTCTGCTCCAGATTGTTAATGATCTCTTTTGTGATAGCTGTGAGATCTAAACACATCTGAGTTGGAGTGGTTCTGGCTTTTGTGTGATTTGAAGTCTCAGTGCTGTTGGTCTTGTGCTTGCTCACAGATACCCCCTGGAATGGCCCAGAGCTGCACACTCAATTCTCTGCCATGCACTGGAAAACCACCACACTGTAGCATGTGTCTGCTTTTAGTTGTACCTTTAGAAATCTGGGGAAATTAAACATTCTactaaaaaaatccttcctttctttAATTGTGGCAAATAGTGATTTTTTGGTGAGATTCTTCAGCCAATTGTCTCTCTTAAAGAGTGTGTTAGGGGGAGAACTTGCTCCTTAGAAAGTGGCATCTTCTTTTCAAGAAATGCCACCTTCCATGTTCATAAGGATGTATATTTAGTCAATTGTATGTGATGTTAGTCATAAAAGGGGCATCTGCTTTCCTTCTTGTCTCATCAGCCTTTAACCATTAACTCAACATCAGTCTGAGcatgtgcagctggagcaggattATTCTCTCAGGGCCTGGCCTTGCAGTCACTCAAACTCACAAAAGTTTTGCTATTGACTTTGAAGGATGCagacatttgaaaaataaactttgtgAAATGATGTTGGTGGCTTAAGAGACAGTGGCACTTACTGGTGCTTCCAGTTCTTGCAGAATTGCACGTTTATGTAGTTTTTGTTTACAGTCAGTGCAAACTTTGAAAGCTATTGACTGTTCTTAGCTGGAAAGTTGgtcagaattttaaaaggaaaatattatctATTGATAGGATTAACtgcaaaccaaagaaaattGGTTTCAGATCAGCTCAAGCAAGACTTTAATCTTCCAGTTTTGGCCTGAATTTAATATGTAGCTTTTTGCAATTTGAAAACAGTATTAACTAGGAGCTagactgtgatttttttttaaataaaggtgAAAACTTACTTGCCCAGGAAGGCTCAGAATCCATAGATACTATTTATTCTGGACTAACACCAGAAAGAATAGGAGTTTCACTTGATAAGGAAACAAGAGTGGCTTGGTAATTAATGCCTATTTTGTAacttctttctctctgctttaggaagcattttttccttACAAAGAACTGAAACTTTTGTATTGCTCTGAAAATTTTGAGTGTAATGTAAAAGAATTTACTCAGCTTTGATTCCTGGAGTTCTGTACAGTTGTCATCCCACCACAAGCTTACTGACCCTGTGTAAAACACAGGTCTTTCTATCTTTAGGGAACTCTCTTCTCATTCTGTTAATGTGGATTGTGATTCTTCACCCAAAGCACTGCAATGGATTCTATAATCTCTCTTTCCCCGTGTTTCCTTTTGATCTTAATATTGTTCCTGTCTTTTATGTTTGGTATGTATATATGTTTTTGTAATCCTTGAAGGAACCACTTTTTTATTCCATCCCCCTATTTGGTTTACTATTAAATGCTGTTGCCAGTGATGATGATATCATTTCTGGGAAGAGGGATGGATGGCCCTCGTTCattcaggaagaaataaaaagaagtctTTGGTCAATATTGACTCTGTACATGATAAACTGCATAGATTTTGTTTTGGGGTAATTCTGTGTGACTTAAGACTGATCAACACACCTGGTCAGACTAAAGAACTTTTCTAAATCTAAGTTTAAAGCATCATGAGACTGCTGATGGCTCTCCTGTTGCTCTGGAGTTATTGCTCCTTCAGTGCAGGGTTGGTTTGAGAGCAGGCACTTATGGTCATAGGATGCCTTGAAAATACTTGTTTGTGTGTGTTCAAAAAAAGCTGCTCTAGGAGATTTTTGGAGTGCTTtaacaaagaaggaaaacactaGAGAATCATGTGATGTATATTTGAAATTCACTTgcattctgcatttctgcatttaatGTTTTCAAGTCTCTGCAGCtaagagaacaaaaaaacaTGTAGGGAAAGCATCAAAACTGAGTCTCATGTAATCACAGGAGGTTAGAAAATGGGAATATTAGATAAATGTTGAAAGATCAATGATTTATTGTTGCATTTGCAGAAGTTGGTGACTCTATTAGCATGGTTTTGATTTCTTGTTCTAGTGTAGTTTTTAGGTGTTCAGTGAGTAAAAATAACTAATATAGTAAGTTcattttgggtgattttttcTAGACACAATCACTGTCTTTGAAAATAAGCTGAGGTGCAGAGTTGCAGAATGTCACTGTGAGGTTTTGTGGCTCGGAatctgcagtgcaggagcaggaagctGTCTCTGAATTCCCTGAGCCTGCGACTTggctctgtgtgacagcagagGGTGCTGGTGCCATCCTGAGCAGCGCAGGGGGATTTCAGTGCATGTTTGCACTCTTACCATGAGGGGAAAGCACTAAACACCAGCTTTCTCATGTAGAAGTTTGGATAGAGAGGGCCCCAAATGTATTTTGTTATGTCTTCTTAAGGGCTATTGTCTAAAATAAAAGATGTAATTTGTTTTGAAGTATTACAGTAGAAACTCTCTGTCCggaaaagctgcagctcctgagtgTGTGCCACCTGCTCTCCTAAGTGCTTTCCAGATCAATACAGGAAGGATATTAGCTAGGCTGATATCTGTGAGGGTGCTCTGTCCTTTAGAACTGTTCCTGGCAGAGGATGGATCTGAAGGGTACAGGTAATAAGAGCTGTGATTAGCAGCCTAATAAAAGAGGCAAAcctttctctttgtcttttcctcCAGTGTTTGATAGCCTACCTACAATTTCTTAGAGATTTATCCTGGTTATAAGATTTGACAAATTTGTCACATCAGTCATCACCAAAATATTAGCAATGATGATGTGGAACCTCTTGGGGAATCTGAGCATCTGTTTAAGATTCTGACCTTGATTTGCTTGCTATGCTATAGATTTCTGTCTCCTCCATGTTGTCAGGAAATATTGCATCCAAAGTATCAATATTTGTTACAGGCTACAGCCTGGGATAGTTCTTGGTGCAGAGGTTCACTGAAACCTCTGTTTGTGATTGGAAGCAGCTTTTAATGTCTTTTATGGAAGTAGGCAGATGAAGTAAACTGTAATTCTGGTTGTGGAACACAAATCCATTCATCTGCCCAGAACACAAATGTTACTCAGGTATTTCCAGCTGGGTAGTTGAAGGGGCATGGCTGGATGAGGAGTGAAAGTTCAGCTGGAGAAATGAAAGGCTGAGAGTGGGAAGCTGCAATAGAAATCACCCTTCCATAGTGGGATTGATCTAAGGCCAAGGAAGGGCACTGAAAGGAATCTTTAAATAGTgatttttcctgcatttctctCTGCATGGAAGCGATACCAGAGCTCATTGCTTTGAACCACATTAAGCAGGTGAGCACCATGACTGCACTGCAAATCAAAACCTGTTGTGAGCTGCTGATCAGGTCCACACAGAGTAGCACTTTAAAAGGAATTGCTGTATGATCTGTGCATTAAAAATGCAGCTTCTCAGGAGTGAGCTAAGCCAAACGTTAGCAGCTTCCTCTGACTTGAGGGGCAGATTATTGACTATGGAAAATATGAGATgctatttttattctcattGTGCTAGGATTGATTTAAAAAGAAGCTATTTTaatagctgtttattttttagagGCAGTTCAAAGAAGAAGAATCTAGAGGCAGATTATCTAAACAGGATTATTAACTGTCAAGTCTTGGACTGATCTGTAAGCCAAGTTAGTACTAAACAAGAAACAGGTATGGAAATGGGTGAAGCGTGGagtatttaatttatataattttgtaTGATGCACAAATAGAAAGACAGAGGAAGAGATTGATTGGCACAATAACCTACATGGAAAAGGTTGTTTGGTACCTGGAAGCCTCAttccagcctttcttctctctgcctcagaatatatttctttcctctctaAGCATTCTTACTTTTCATTTGGGGGATCAATTTTTAACCTCTTTTGTAGTCAATCCAATATTTACTTAACCTGTTTTGTAGTCAGTTtatggaattttattttatggaaTTTGGATGAAAAGCTGACAAATGCAAGATCACCTATCAATACTGGCAACCCTTGTTCAAAGTTCACCCTAATCTATGTGGTTAAACTAATACTTCCTTGCATTTTCCCTGTTATACCATTCTGACTCCAAATTAGTTTTGATTTACAGGTACTTTTCCAACACAGAAGGGTGGGATTAACTGCTTTAAAAGTACAGCCTTTCCACTTTACTTAGGAATCTGTTTCTGTGGCACTGAGGTAACTTCCCCCAAGTTACACAATGAGTTCCCTGCAGCAACTGCAGCAAAGTATGGGAAAAGGTCGGAGTCCTGAGGCTGTGTTGTGTTTCCATAGAGTTGAAATTCCGTGCAGCAGCCTCCCCTgatggtgtccctgcagtgctgagagctggcaaggcaggaggggatgctgctgcttggCTCCTCGAGGGTGGCACTCAGGCTCTGCTAAGTGGCCATGTCACCGGTGACGTGGGCAAGGGGCTAAAGTGGCAGTCACTGAGCACAGTGCAGGGGTGACTTGCTCCCCAAAGGTGCAAATTTACCAGCTGTGCCCGGGGGGTGAAATAACTTCCCTGCACTTTGTGAGCTGTAGAAATATGTTTTATTCATACAGGAGTAAATAAAGTGACATTTCTGTCAGGGCTAGATGTACAAATTAGGATATATCTACATTAAACTAgagctgtgttttaaatataaGAGGCATTTTGGACTCAGTTTGGATCCTGAGTCATACATATTTCAAAGAGGaggaataaatatatattttagtaCAGCATTCAATTTGTAAAGGGAGTTCTGCCCAAAGATTAGCGACCTCAACTGTGGTTGcatgaaaagaaatcagaacAGAGCCTcattttgtgggggtttttcttCCACTTTGACAGAACAATTTATTACATAAGCACCCTTAGTGTTATGATCcctattaaaaaataactgtCTCCTTACTTTGCATTGTTTATAAAATAAGAGCTTTGGCTGCGAGATGTACTTCATACTGTGGTAGAATAATCACAAAATAATTGCATGTAAAATGCTAGAAAAATCAATATCAGTTCTTATTTGCTATTTATGTAATAATTTCAGAGCATTCCTTGGTACCAAAGCCCAAATTCTGCAAAGTACTCCATCATGGCTCAGTGTGGGCTGAGGCTTGGACTGACCCTGTGGGGCTTGTCCAAAGGCAGATTGTGGTTCTAGTCCTGCTCTTCACTGGACAAATTGGATTAGTCCCCTTTTTAGAGATGTTTAAGCAAAGTGGAACAAAAGCTTTCAGGAAagtgtgttatttttttaatagcaaaccATGTCATGCAAATTCAAACAATATAACTCAGGAGTTGATATGGCATGGGCTGATATGACAAAGTGTAATGTTGGAATCTTGAGTCCAAGCATACTTGGATGGGAGAAAAGTTGGGTTTTAGCACTTACACCTGGGAATCCAAGCCTGGTAACCAGGTTGgtggggctctgggctgtgctcagtCTAATGCCTCTAGGATATGTGCTTGTCTTAGACTTGCTGGATGTGAAGGTCTTCACTTATTCCTTGGTAATGCACCCCAAAATCGGATCTGAAGTGCTCAGAAGTTCCAAGCACATGCATCTTTGCTAAAGCCACATTCTCAGTCACCCCAAGAGTCCTTTAAAtccccatcagcagcagctgctttgtgcaGTGCTTTTGCACCTGTGCCCAGAGGGGCCCTGCACGTTTGGCTTGGCGTTCagacagcagctccctcctgccacacagcagcagaagtgctGGTGCAGCTTCAGTCTGGGGGCTCTCTGGAGAGAGCTGTGGCCAGTCCTTACCCAGACAGGTGTGTTCCATGGCGTGTTTGATTAACCAGGCTCTGTGGGTTTCCTGCAGTACAGGTGGCTTCATGGCTGCAAGCCACTGGTTTGGCCCAGTGTGCTCAGTTTACATACAGCAACTTCACCAAAGTCACTGGAATTGACAGGAATTGAGTGAATGGAATTTGTTTATGTTGGCTTTTATCTTATTCCATCCTTTTCTTATGGATATCACCTTTGAAGGCAGCAGCTCAAAAGTGAGAGTATACAGACACACTGCTCTAATTGATTTTTAGAGCATGCCACTCCTTTAGAAGGACAGCTTGTGTCTCTGAAAGCTGATGAcaagagcagagggagctgggatggcacGGTGGGATGCCTGGACCCCTCTCTGGAGACTCACGGTGTGGCAGAGCCGATTCCCTTCCCTGCTCGACCGTCTGTGCCCTGGTCATcagcctgagccctggctgGTGATGGAGATGAGTTG encodes the following:
- the KIAA1210 gene encoding acrosomal protein KIAA1210 homolog, which produces MATRPTEVTQSPGDTVEECTGKKKSKFQTFKNFFAKKKRKEPPPPRGESNLKPCQSSSDVSIAVLTTAALHSPGEAGPKGSMGNKALSHDSVFILESAPGNVTGDVLSQENRPGRVRTLQLQLQKNVKLGSPPLVITGKKLEDAGAVSEDDGLPRSPPEISTLHEVLTDSPNKSSNPVQRHSSLSLGGTDSEDEQIPSGASSRPISPLSSATQGTPMSGGSSFLPVDFTIPASPLGCLDTSAARHRIAINPRRQRGFTNKHQLPLQVEQLENETCLPAPPERKGNSTELLESDKHKSDWEGNEDRGLPAQVGPCAKGGGFKETPGVKTPSDAAPNSCDSVVEDPCALLQEDGSLPGVGHPYKGATLPLRPEPSPVNLQGHHSAGVMYSADETANESKIHPQSTSAEVPALPELQQLEGEAAVSPDIPTADLFSSGVETSGMDTLPDVAPSSSVHSVDLNSKAQEKGDPLFSGKEELFFGTAGNHSSQAVSHTPQAAVADAESCSDIKTVADLRSEKSSVAKNDKETCEIMEFQLSKDSVEKKVDTAASVSEAVCVVPCSKLEACFKAEIVPVSKGNQGSQQASTSCISEKLSIGCLASSSLAGLKSNISSDAESKEYQVSTAASHRKTAEGSQSSDENVKSPLKTASAKPVRFTIAPAWQRSLSGGSSSKEDSYSRSSPTSPIRPEFFEGMTKEPTRFDAVLQASAKTNSERLDRDCKDRDLHLNSFMEWADHETQNFESPFGVRLRRTSSLLKYQNESRVEPPKLIPPAAPAASSASVKEGQKLMGSGKPPPSLPVNTKSVVKKIDLLEDKNPAKARSEEVAKKQNGYKPSEKVSPYLETASSEPAWVSVAKLKQKGFQDHPLAKERKDEDRSLTKVDQGEPGICAGENTLKKKKMPCSSQGKKTQTRTGVSAAAGKVGPMSQEASVVPAVEKEARHSPNLPMTPCSPAEPPWLSLAKKKAKAWSEMPQIVQ